The genomic window tactctgcaactctggaatttattcaacaattcctcttctgacaccaattgtaacgaatttagtccgcttatttgaaacctcctgctaaggttcgaatcgctaaactgttgaataaataactccaatattcaataatgcaaaatggtctttattagactactttgaaagtacttcacaataacacttatacttcacaaccaatagcgtgcttaaatcaaatctgattactgactactcagatttctctgcttttatactctctgttgtctcgtctacccatttctcctaaggtctagtaacttcgcgaactccgtgcttggttaccagccatatatgtacatgtatatttgtagtttatagtctctcgcatagccatatgcctgtgtatgcgtgagtactatttcggctgatgactacatctgtgtgtgagttatctcttcgttgccttgtatgtatgtgggtaatgatgattaatatttttatgtagcaagagtggcagcttactttattgttgttgtgccttatttacttagtatcattATTTACTTAGtaatgatgtgagtatcacttagtgatactaatattcgtcacaatacgttaaatacatatttttaggCGTCCTTACGAAATGATTTCTTTGAAATTTTAGCATTGTAGGTTTTTAATTAACGGATATATCACGTTAGATGTATCTGGTATACgcgtttttgtatttttaatagaAAGTGGACGTGCTCATCAACCGATTTTCGAAACTATATCAACAGGCGTTCACCTTTCAATTAAAAAGGCACATAACAATATTCAACGCTGTGTCTTTAACCTTGATGTTTAGCGACCTTTCTTTAATAATTTATCTCAGTATTGCTAGCTGGAGgtcaaaattttaattaaaaaaatatatgaaagacGCGATAACTtacgaagagatttaaggccgagcttcccttccaattttcgTCGCGCTCCTTTTTCCTTTTTCATACAAgttggcggggcgggacctacttgttttatgccgacttcgaacggcatatgcaaggcagatgagttttcagtgagagcttttcattgcagaaatacactcggagtgcttgccaaacactaccgaggggcgaccccccctagacaaatttttttctaattgtttctaaaattttgatgttgctttgcccggggcgtgaggtAGGCGGCTACCACCACACAACGGCGGCCGTCAAAATTTTAGCTCCGCAAAAAACAGTAAAACGTCTTTATTTTTGCCAATATATTTCAATTATCTTCGTTAATCGTCTTAGAGCGTTAATTTATTTTTCACGTATTTACCGCCTAACGTGAAGTATTGCACTGTGTTTCTTTAgccgttttcaagatatcgctgcGGCAAGCCGATCAAAACCTCTTTTAATAAGTAGGCGTTCCCGCGTCCatgtttacattttttaataCAGATAGAGTCAGCTCTACACAGGCAGCCAATGTGCCAAATTTGAAGAGAAAGGctttatttgcttatttttttaaaCATCGAATAATTATTTTAATAGGAAATATTTGATACATAAAACGATTACGTCCGGTCAGAATAAGTAGTATGTCAAATTGCATTACGATACCtttatttaaatgaaagttattgcaaaaataaTGTGAGTATGACTTTTAGCAAATATAGGTTGGATGATCGAATGGATGGATACAAAATGCTCACTTAATTTTTTTCTGTTGAGTCTACGTTTTTTCGCGTTGTGATCAATCGAAACATGAGTTACTGCAAGGTTCACCCGGGTGCCCTATTATACGGTTACCCTATACCGAAAACCCGGTTATTATCCGAGTAACCCGAGCATCATCGGAGGTCTAATTATGAAATCAAGCGAAAAATGCCTCCCAGCTTGGTTCTCCTTCATGTTACTAATTATCACAAATATACTAAGTTCTCGCTGGAGGGTAATAATAAGCAGTATGCCCACATACATCTTATTGTTGTTTTAACAGTGCTTTTctccattcaatgggcacgacccctcacaaattgtcatcaaagtcctctaacgggagtccaaggaaactggcattTTCAACGGGGGCGGACCATGTTTACAGGGAGATTGGTGTttgaggcgtaggttccacattacaattgaaaggtGGTTGGTGTCGTGTGGGAACAcgtcgcatgcaggacatacattacgtatgtcggggttgattctggagaagaaagagtttaacctgtttgaGTATCCAGCACTAAGATGGGCccgggtgactcgtgtctcccttggtagtgtgttttcttcttctgcaagagtaggatattgtatattgataacaaGGTTCACCGGGCGCATTCTGGCAAAGGGGGATTACCAATTCTGTGTTGATTTTGCTTAGGGCCTCTTGgggcttgtctggatcaaactgCTCATTGGCAAGTgtcggatctcgtcatagtgcttatggagatttTCCCATAAGGGTAGTATCCTGGTTTGTTTAGCAAAAattgcctgttcagcatttcattgtgctCGTTCATGTTGAgatctttggcctcactatgtagatgttgttcgggggtcataaggagacatcccgttGCAGTTATAattgcagtattttgacaggcctttAGCCTTTTCTAGTATGTGTTTGTGGATGTTGAGAGCACCAtggcacagaggttcgtgtctccgctattaagcacaaatcgttttgtagcgagttactTAATATATACAAgtaaagctaatataagcgtgttaaaaaagaatTTAGACGACTAAGAGGtgttattttttgaatttataagtTGTGATATAAAAGTCGTTTAGCACTCAAAATAAATACTTACATAAAAAGCAATATATCAGCACTCATAgaagtatatgtatatgtatacgatatattattacaacaaacaaaaaatatcttGTACTCGAACCTCTCCTTGGGGaattaaaaagtaattaattTGCTTTGGTGGAAAGGAATTGACTACTTTACCCAAGTACTTGTAATGGGGAGTTGACGGTAATATATCTAATTCTTAAAGTAATTATTACTACCAGCTCTGCTTACATGCACATATCAACATGTTGTATTAAGGAACTCTGAGTTGTATCTTTTCACTTTCAGCTTCAGTCCAAGGATAATAAAATGGAAAAATTGCTGCAACGACTGGCCACTTTACATGAATTTAATGAGCAATTTGATATTCAAAACAAGGACCTTCGGTTACACATACATAAACTAGAAGAACGCTTGAATGCACTTCGTGGGCAAGTTGCAAGTTGTGCTCGCTGTCAAGAATTAATGGCCCAACTTGAAATATGTTCAAATGAGAAACAGTTATATGCTTCAGATGTGGCTATGATGAAAACTCTCGTTTATCGACTAAACGTACAAATTGAAAGTTATCAAGATCGTTTGCGTCTGTGTAGAGATAGTGGGACCAATTGTGCCACCACATGTAGCTCCAGCACAGGTGACAATCTACAGCAGACATCGCACATTGCAACTTGGGAGAAGTGTGATTTGCGCACACACACACTATCTCCTTTGCTACAGTCATATGATGAAATGATTCGAGATAAGGATCAGTTAATACAACAATATAAACAGGAGTTTGAACACTTTACAGGAGAACTTAAACGAACCTTAGAAGAAAACAATCGTTTATTGCAACAAAATGAAAGTTTACGTCGGGAAGTATGCTCCTGGCGAGAAGAACGTAGCCGTTTGCAAGCGCAGATCGATGTGTGTCGTGCGAAAGTGGAGGCTCAAACAAGAAAGTCCGACTTAGCAAAGGAAAAACTTGTTGAGGTGATGCATTGCTATGAACAAAAAATGCAGTCACTAGTTCTTGACATGGAACACTTGCAATCGGCATACACGCGCTGCAAGAATGAATTGGCATCACTGAAAAGTATTACAACACAGTCACCTGAAAACTTGGCAAACGCTTTGCAGGAATGCAAAACGCTTCTGGAACAATTAAAGGAACAACATAGTAAGGAAAAACAAATGCTTGAGAATACTATCGAAGAGTTTCGGGTGCGACAAAGCGAGGAAAATAGTAAAATTGTTAAATTGAAAATGGAAAATAAAGAGTTACAGACGAAGCTGGAAGAGGAGCACACTGTAGCCGAAGAGCTTCATCATCGTGCTACTTCTTTTCAGCGagcatctgaaaaaataaaacgtTCAAGAGACCGATTAAAAGCACGACTACGAATTGCTTTGCAATGGGCCCAAAAAATGGAGGAGGGCGAAGCAAATATACAGAGTACTTGGGACGCTCTGAAACGTCTTGAGACAATTGTTAAACACAAAGAGTCACAAGTGCGTGGGTTATATGCTCGTCATTTGCAAGAAATTGATAAAATGCAAAAGAAGCTAGTTCAAAAAGAAGATACCATACGAGCTATTCTAAGAGGAAAGCTTGCTATTGGCGAACATCCGAACTAAAGTTATTTAAACTCATACTCCTCTAACATCTAAACAATAATCTCACTATAAACGTATTAAGAAGGTTAATTTTTAAAACATAAACTAAGCTTGATGTAATTAAAAAATGTCACACCCTAAGAACTAGTTAaaatataacgagattatcttcataTTCGTACTTAgctcctaatcgttaattatataactagaattcccgtatacataaatttttcccCTCGATAATCGGTAGTTATGAACAAGCTTTAAgatgcggattttttttttttcatacaaaaagttCCACCTCCAGAGTGTAATCTgtaattggaagcacaaaatcaaagagaaaattaaaaattttacagaaaagaatctagttcccagggatggagcatatgtaaacgcgtagattatctattgacgatttaATGTAGATTAAGGCATATGTAAATGTGGCGTAAGCCAAAAAGATTCATAAATCAATATCAGACAGATTTTTCTTAATTATATAAGGTAGCACAAAAATAACATAATTTTTTTACAAAGACACATCACGATAGTTTTTAAGCTGAAAATTATTATCATttaaaaagaagataaaaaatgtTGAGCAATTTCTTCATTAGGCCCAAAGGAAAATGTGTTCTGCAACACAGATGAAATTCGATTTTGATAATTTAACTACAGCTATTATAAACCAGCTTGTCAGAAACAAAGCTACAAGGTAGTGTGCAATTACCGACCTAAGGTGAGCTAGATTTGGAACTTCGCACTACCTTTATAGCTTTGTTTCTTATTAGCTGATTTACACTAGTTGTTATAATTTCAATATCGAAATTCACCAACATTATGTCTGTATTTAAGGACGCATTTTCCGCTGCCTTTTAGTCCATTTTTTAAAGGAAGTGACTTAGAATTTTGTATCTTCTTTTTATATGGCCTTCGTCATAGTCTTGGTGGTCTGAACTGTGTGTGaaatttcaagtttgtagctcaagGGTAAGACTCTTTAAAAGTTAGCGAGCGGTTTCGCCCGTCCGTACGACTTTTTAATACTTTGATCGGCGTGCCCCCTTGTCATGGGTGGATACAGAGAGGGGTATCTTCACGAAAAAAATTCAATGTTTCGGTGGCTACTACCAACTTCATCGGTGGTACCGCCTATCGATTTTTTTAGTATCCTATTTAATTCAACCGAAAAAATCCGTAGTCTAAAAAAGGTTATTTTAgcattgctcatccattcatcTGTCTATCCGTCAGCCTATTTGTCCGAAGGGTCATCATCACACCTTTGTTTTGTAATAACTTTCATgtaaagaaatgtattgtaatgaaaCTCAACACACTACTTCTTCTGACCACGACTAATACTCCCGTAAGAAATAAAcatttcaaaatgaaatataattctaTGACAATTCAACGCCtatgcaatgtttcaccaggcctctggaagcggttcagtaactccatttggtatatctgtctcctatgctcagttcagtatcgtctctctagagcgcccatcaatgctccataacagttccgttcgccctctggaatggcttctaagatctcagctgcaggccctttcaatgccatgaacagtgcagcaactttatcatccgcattccagttgttcactgatgcagtcttctcaaactgaagcttaaacacctggaaagaaacataaccgtcaaaggatggtgtttttacctttggattactcgctgaaacagccgggcgattaagttgcaattcctgtatacgacctctcaaagcatccacctctgcctcgaatttttcttcaaatttcattatttttgtatcttgtgcctccagcttcgatcatacccttatctcctgcgcCTCCAGTTGCGAGGATATGCCAGCCTCTATTGCTTTCAActgttcagccaactgagatgtcatatatgtcttctgttcttccagttgagcttccatctttgatgttatgcgtgtctcctgcgattccagttgcgatgttatatttatcttttgtacttcgagctgtgctgacatatttgtggatatttgtaatcacatttctgacatttgtgccgatactgcagccaatatcatgttcaggtccgtgttcgccattgtctgcggtgtttcatttttctcctccaattttgttgtctcatcgccaaaaagatgaaagacatactcttccacgttaattccttctaattccattgcctctcgcagTCGTGCCTGAAGTGACACCTCAGTTCGCTGAAGAGTTGAAAGCAATAGAGGCTCGCATATCCTTGCAACTGGAGgcgcaggagataagggtatcatcgaagctgtagtcacaagatacaaaaattatgaagtttgaagaaaaattcgaggcagaggtggatgctttgagaggtcgtatacaggaagtgcaacttaatcgcccggctgtttcagggagtaatccaaaggtaaaaaccccatcttttgacggttctgtttctttccaggtgtttaagcttcagtttgagaagactgcatcagtgaacaactggaatgcggatgataaagttgctgcactgttcatgtcattgaaagggcctgcagttgAGATTGTTTCCGTAGGACTAAGTAGTTTCTTAATCCTGTTGCGAAGTTATAACGACAGTAAAAAAGAACATACCGATGAGCGTTCAGTATAATTGCTTTATTATCAAATGCCAAAGTAGAAGTGTTTTAACATTGTTTGCCAGTATCCAATTGCAGTCAAAAAGCAGACAGAAACCCCTACTTCGACAGTTAGGTTAGATAAAGTAAATAACAACAAATGCAAGGCGCAGAAggcacattaaagaaaatacatATTTGTAGAGTATCAACAATTGAGATTTTACAGTAAGCAATTGGCATGCACAAGTAAACAAAAATCGTATGATTCTACTGTTACATTTTAAAGTGGAGTCCCAGTAGGAGAAATGAGTGTTACTATAAATGTTTATATGGTTCCATTTCGTAGTTAAACTGATTGCTGCTGCGAACATACTCCCCCCGTTGGAAGACCTTGGCTTTCAACCGGATCGGTCTCAACCGGAAGCACAGCAATATTTGTTATTGCTCTTTTTACCAGTCCATTTGCTGTTCGAATTATTGCCGCTCTAACATGTCCGTCATTACCGCTGAACGTTCGTTCGACTCGGCCCAATTTCCATTTTAAGGGCGGCAAGTTGTCTTCCTTTAAAATTACCATAGGGCCTTGTTGTAAATTAGGAGTGGATGTCTGCCACTTAAACCTTTCTTGTAGTAACGATAAATAAGAGATACTCCATTTTTTCCAAAAGATTTGCTGCATTTGACAAATTCGCTGCCACCGGCTCAAACGACTTATGTCCAAATGCGTGACCAAAGGCTCGTTGATAGCTATAAATGGACCACCGATTAGAAAGTGCGCTGGTGTGAGAACATCCAGATCGTCGGGGCTTTCTGTAATTGGACAAAGAGGGCGGGAATTTAGTATAGAAGAAATTTCACATACCAATGTGCGAAGCTCATCGAAGGTCAAAATGTAAGTGCCAACGGTGCGATAGAAATGTAGTTTTGCTGACTTGACGGCAGACTCCCACAAACCGCCAAAATGTGGCAAGCGAGGTGGTATGAATTTCCAATCTATTTCATTTTCTGTGCAAGTCACTGCCACGGTATTGATGTGGGCTTGATTTAGAAACAATCTTCGTAGCTCTTCCAGGCCGTTTTTTGCACCAACAAAATTTGTAGCGTTGTCAGACCAAATTGTCCTCGGCTTGCCTCTGATGCTAATGAAACGTTTGAGAGCAGCGATGAACGATGGCGTTGAAAGATcttgtaccacttcaaggtgtgTGGCCTTCGTCGCAAAACAGACGAAGATACATATGTAGCATTTGACAGGCTGACGATTTCGCACAAAGTTTTTGTAATAGAATGGTCCACAGTAATCGATTCCGGTTGTATAGAATGTTCTCGATGGCCTCACGCGATCTTCCGGAAGGTTACCCATGACTTGTTGTTGTACAATAGGTTTAAGACGGTAGCACTTTAAGCATTTGTTTACGACCTTAGCTACTGTTTTGCGTCCGCCAATAGGCCAAAATTGTTGACGGATTGCTGCTAATAAGCTTTGCGTTCCAGCGTGAAGCAGCTTGTGatgaaaatcttctatgatggcATTAGTTACTGGATGCTGCTTGGGTAGCAGAAGCGGATGCTTGGCCTCGAAATCCTCCAACGCGAAGTGAACCAAAATCATCAATGAATGGGTTAAGTGACAGCAGCTTACTAGACGAAGGCAACTGCTTATTTTCTTTCAGGGCTTTATATTCTGAGGCAAAGTGCACTTGCTGAATATGCCTTATCAGCAACcatgtaccagcttttatgtctTGGACAGTAAGCAAACTAGTTGGCAATGAAGTACGATTTCTTCTGAAATGAcagaatttatatatatacgcaAATACTCGCTTTAACTTGCCGAATGAATTTTGGAACTTGCAACCGAATGTTTCATCAACTTGACTGGCGGAAACTAGGGTGCAGCGTCTTCTTTCCGGAAGGTTAGACAAAAATTCCTTACTTTCGGGCCACAGCGAAGAATCAAGTTGAAGAAATGGAGGCCCGTTTGTCCAAAGGTCGTTGAATAGCAGCTCCTGTGGAGCCCAACCACGAGAAATTATATCTGCCGGATTGATGTCAGTAGGAACATGATGCCACGTCATGCCAGATGTTAGTGATTGTATTTGTGCCACTCTATTTgctacaaaaacattaaagttacCAGCTGTGTACTGAATCCAGGacaaaacaatcattgagtctgACCAACAATGACAATCGCATTTTAGCTGCCCGTTTTCCAAAATACTTGCAACCAGTTCTGCTAACAACAATGCGGCTGACAATTCAAGTTTCGGGATGGTAAGTGATTTCAAGGGTGCTACTCTGGACTTGGAGCATAATAACTGTGTTTTAATGTAGCCTTGATAATCAACGCGAGTATAGATGCAAGCACCGTAAGCGGCTAAACTAGCATCACAAAATGCATGAATTTGTATGTGGGCCTTTGGAGCGAGCACGTAGCGTGGAAATTGCAGGCTACTAACGACCGATATTTGACCACACAATGTCATCCAAGTTGTATGCAACAACTGCGGCAAGCTTTCGTCCCATGCCAACTTTTCTTTCCACAATGTTTGCATAAAAATCTTCAACCTTGTGATAACTGGTGAAATTAACCCAAGTGGGTCGTAAAAACGGACTATGACTGAAAGAACAGAACGCTTTGTAGTTTTACCGGAGTTGAAGGTTGGAGTGaagttaaaaagaaaattgtCAGAGGTGGGGTCCCACACGAGACCAAGCGCCCTTGTGACGTCAGTACCAtcatgaaattttaaaagttgCTCGCAGTCACGTTTGTCTTCATCTTGTAGAATGCAAGATTCATTCGAACACCATTTACGAATTGGAAAGTTTCCTCGTCGGAGCAGTTGTTTTACTTCTTGCTTCATTTGTATGACCTGTTCTATTGTTTCGCCGCCCGATATCAAATCGTCCACGTAAAAATCTCGTCGCACAATTTTTGCACCGATAGGGTACGATTGCTCTTCGTCATAAGTGAGTTGGTGCATGGCTCGAACAGCAAAAAATGCAGCTGGCCTTGTTCCGTATGTGACAGTATCCAACTTATAAATTTCGATTTCTTTTGAAGGGTCGTCCCGCCAAAGAATACATTGCAACTGGTTGTCAGGGCTGCCTACCTTGACACAACGGTACATCTTGCATATATCGCCACATAATGCAACTTTCGATAACCTGAAACGAAGAAGCGTATTAAAAAGTGTCGGTTGAATGGTTGGCCCTGGCAGCAACAAGTCATTCAAAGAGTTCCCTAAGGTTGTTTTAGCGGAACCATCGAAGACTACACGAAGTTTAGTTGTGGTACTATCATTTTACGGACGCAATGGTGTGGTAAAAAATAGGTTGGTTTCTCTGCTTCTAATATTGCCAACGACATGTGCCCGAGATCCTTATATTCCTTCATAAAAGCCGAATATAAGCGCTTTGTAGGCTCATCCTTTTCAAGCTTTCTCTCCAATGCCTTAAATCTACGTAGAGCCAAGTCATATGACTCTCCAAGAGCATCGAAACTTGATTTGGTGGCAACTTAACTGAGTAAGCTCCTGATGGCAGACGAACGAAGTTTTCGACGAAATGTTGCTCACAAAAATCGTTATCATTAGCTGGAACTGGAGTGGAGTCGAAACAACATTCGACTTCCCAAAAGCGTTGGACAATGTTTGCAAGTTCGTCGTTATTGTATTCCTGTGGTATTGAATTCCGGAAAGCCGAGAGAGTTGTCGATCGATTGTTAGAGTGCGATATGCCTCCAGAGACCACCCAGCCTAACTTGGTTTTTTGTAACGTTGGCAAATGTTCAGCAACCCTAACTTGGCCGACGCAAATTAGGTCATAGAACAATTCAGCACCAATCAAAAGGTCAATACGACTTGCCTTGAAGAACATCGGGTCAGCTAAAGTAATGTTTTTGGGTATATTCCAACCCTCTATATTGATATCAAAGTTCGGTCGATAGTCAGTTATGCTAGCGGTAACTATTGCTGCGAAGGAGGCTGAAAACTGGCCATGTTGTGCTTGGGCAAAAATATCAACACATTTGTTGGCAACGATACTCGTTTCTCCTATGCCGGAGACTGCAACAGGTGAATAGCGAGAACGAAGTTGAAGTTGATTTGCCAGCCGTGTTGTGACGAAATTTAGCTGCGACGCAGAGTCTAAAATCGCTCGACAAGGAACTAGTGTACCAGCACGATTTTTTACTAAAATGATGGCCGTTGCTAATAGCACAGAATTGCTAGGCACAATTTTCGTGGAATAAGGTGAGCGGCTTGCAGCTAGTGAAGTTACTGCTGCTGACTGCGACGATAGTGGACGACTGGTTGTGTCTGGTGCAACCGAAGCGGCCGCTGGCTCAATGCTATTTAAATGTAATAAAGAGTTATGCTTTCCTTGGCAATGTCTACAGTTGCCAGATCTACATTGCTTTACCGCGTGCCCTTTACGAAGGCAATTTAAGCACAGATTAATTTTCTTAGCTTCCTTATAGCGCAACTTCGGGGAAAGATTTAAGAATCGAATACAGTCAGTGATAAAATGGTTTTTCGATTCGCAAAAATTACAAAGTGATGTGGATTTCCCACTAGCGGCCGTGACAAGTACACTTGCTTTAGATTTggattgaataatattttttccCACCTGTTTACTAGGCCCTTGAATGACCGCAGCATTTTCCAAATTCTCCGCCATGCGACATCGTTTTTCCAGAAACATAGACATCTCGGCCCAAGTCGGAAGTTTTTGTGCGGATAAATTTTCCTCCCATTTTTCGTACGTTTGTGGCGGTAACTTGCTGGTAATGATATGAATAAGAAGTCCATTATAGATTTCCTCGTTTCTTGCCAGTGTTTGTAGCGCTCGAAGGTGCGAATTCACTTGATCGCTTAACTTTCGCAGTCCACTTGGTTTGCCTATTTCTACACCTTCTAGCCCGAAAATAGCTTTAATGTGTGCCTGAAAAAGAAACAGTTTGTTATCGAATCGAGATTTCAACAAACATAACGCTTTATCATAATTTTCTTCGCTTGGCTCCAGCGAGCGAATGGTGTCTAAGGCTGCTCCTTCGAGACTTGTGATCAAGTACTGCATTTTTTCCAGTTTAGACATTTCCATGTCCTTGTCGATTGCTGAAGAAAAGGTGCTGTAGAACGATGGCCAATCAAGATAAGCGCCATTAAAAACTGGAATTTTAAGCTCAGGTAATCTGGATCGGCGTGGTACATGTTGCGTTGCAGCCTCATTCCAGGGAGGTTGTCTCATAGTTGATGAGTGAGCACTACTGGCCTTGCGTGTTGAATTCAAACTGCGACTCAATTTTGCTTCAACTTCAAGGtaagtttttgaaaagttttcgTCGGCGTCGGAGTCAAATTCTCTCCTGTCCATACGCTTGAGTGCCGAACGCGCCTTCTCAAAATTTGCCAGTACTCATTCTGCATATTTTAGCCGTGCGGACAGATCTGCTTCATCTAACTGTTTCAGCTCCTCTATTGTGAGAAAGTTGTTGAGTGCATCCAGCTGACGTTGAAATGATAAACTTTCCCTTTTATAAAATGAGATCTCACTCTCTAAGCTGCCCTTTTTTGGCATTTTTCGAGGTCGAAGTAATTATTTGTTGATAGTAGTAAGCCTTTTCTATCACTGCGGACAAAATGCGCTTTTGTATATTTGCGTGTACCGAATGCACATATGTGAGAATGATTGTGTGGTCTATGGTGTACTGCGCGATGATTGTGATGAACCAAGCCGCGAAAAagatatataaaatcaaataattaaacTCGCTTCTACTTGGCATGCGAGAACGAAACACgagaatttatttttttgatcacgtcggggtcaccaaatgtTTCCGTAGGACTAAGTAGTTTCTTAATCCTGTTGCGAAGTTATAACGACAGTAAAAAAGAACAGACCGATGAGCGTTCAGTATAATTGCTTTATTATCAAATGCCAAAGTAGAAGTGTTTTAACATTGTTTGCCAGTATCCAATTGCAGTCAAAAAGCAGACAGAAACCCCTACTTCGACAGTTAGGTTAGATAAAGTAAATAACAACAAATGCAAGGCGCAGAAggcacattaaagaaaatacatATTTGTAGAGTATCAACAATTGAGATTTTACAGTAAGCAATTGGCATGTACAAGTAAACAAAAATCGTATGATTCTACTGTTACATTTTAAAGTGGAGTCCCAGTAGGAGAAATGAGTGTTACTATAAATGTTTATATGGTTCCATTTCGTAGTTAAACTGTTTGCTGCTGCGAACagagatcttacaaaccattccagagggcgaacggaactgttatgaagcattgatgggcgctctagggAGATGATACGGGActgagcataggaaacagatataccaaatggcgTTACTGAactgcttccagaggcctggtgaaacattgcaagagtttgcgtcggatgttgaaagactgGCACATTTAgtgaatgcggacgcacccgtggaataca from Eurosta solidaginis isolate ZX-2024a chromosome 3, ASM4086904v1, whole genome shotgun sequence includes these protein-coding regions:
- the Cep89 gene encoding protein Cep89 homolog, coding for MTTVHSGNSIKQVMITDLDASDGVQHPEVKFQQDSHTKTHKKRHIIKQLHTISGSFGRRARSAENRTGERNDNIKQSVRVNSYFNELLQSKDNKMEKLLQRLATLHEFNEQFDIQNKDLRLHIHKLEERLNALRGQVASCARCQELMAQLEICSNEKQLYASDVAMMKTLVYRLNVQIESYQDRLRLCRDSGTNCATTCSSSTGDNLQQTSHIATWEKCDLRTHTLSPLLQSYDEMIRDKDQLIQQYKQEFEHFTGELKRTLEENNRLLQQNESLRREVCSWREERSRLQAQIDVCRAKVEAQTRKSDLAKEKLVEVMHCYEQKMQSLVLDMEHLQSAYTRCKNELASLKSITTQSPENLANALQECKTLLEQLKEQHSKEKQMLENTIEEFRVRQSEENSKIVKLKMENKELQTKLEEEHTVAEELHHRATSFQRASEKIKRSRDRLKARLRIALQWAQKMEEGEANIQSTWDALKRLETIVKHKESQVRGLYARHLQEIDKMQKKLVQKEDTIRAILRGKLAIGEHPN